In Candidatus Bathyarchaeota archaeon, the genomic window ATTCACCCAAAGCTTCTATAATAATTCTTCTTGTTCTAGGGCCGTCAAGCTCTAAAAGAAAAATGTTTTGCCAAACGCCTCTAATTATTTCACCATTTTTTACTGGAAAAACTTTAGATGAACCTATAAAAGCGGAAGCTAAATGAGCATCAGCATTATCATCTATTCTATTATGAAGCCATTCTTCTTCTCTAGGGAAAACTTTCTGAACCTCATGAATTAAATCTTGAATTAAACCGTTTTCTCTTTCATTTACAATTATAGCTGTTGTTGAGTGAAGAGAGTGAATTAAGCATAATCCATTTTTAACGCCGCTTTCTTTAATGAAATTCTCTATTTGCCCTGTAACATCGATTAATTGAATTCTTTCCTTAGTTTCCACTTCAACTTCTTTAATTTTAACTTTCATTAAATATTCTCCATAACTATCATTGTTAATGTACTTCTTACATAGTTTAACTGCCTAATTTTCGCTATAACAACTTCCTTTAACTCATTTACTGTTTTCCCTTCAACCTTAGCTATAATATCGTATACACCATAAACGCTGAAAACCTCTTTAACGCCATCAATATTTTTTAATGCTTTAATAAGCTCAGGCTCTTTTCCCACCTCAGAGTTAATTAATACATATGCTAAAACCATTTTAATCGCCCTTCATTCTCTACCTAAAAATAAATGGAGTTTAAAGCTTATAAGCCTAAAGGTTTATTTAAAAAAGTTGAAAAGAAAAGAAGGCTGCATATTGTTTTCGCATCTTTTATTTCGCCCTCCTCAATTTTTCTAAGAGCATCCTTTAAGTTTAACTCAACAACTTTTATTTGCTCATCAAACTCTGGTTTTTGCTCTTTATAAATAAGGTTTTTAGCTAAAAAAATATGAATAAATTCTGTGCTATAACCTGGTGCTAAATAACAGCTAAATAACCTTTTTAACTCTTTAGCTTCATATCCTGTTTCTTCAAGCAACTCTCTTTTAGCGCATTCCTCAGGCTGCTCTCCATTCTCTATTGTTCCAGCTGGAAGCTCTAATAAAACTTCTTTAGCAGAATGCCTATATTGATTTACCATAATTATTTTTCCATCGCTAGTTATTGGAATTAAAGCTACAGCATTAGGATGCTCCACAATCTCTCTAACCGTAATATAGCTATTAGGCAGTTTAACTTTATCTAGCTTAACTTTTAATATTTTCCCTTCATAAATAATTTTTGAAGAAACAACTTCCTCTCTCAATTAGTTAACTCCTCCTAATAAAGGCTTAAACAAAATAAAAGCTAAAAGCTTAAATCAATTTAAATTTTAATAACTTAAATTAAGGAATGGTTGATGAATGGAATTAATAAAATTAAGGAAATGAATGTTGGTTTATTTGGTGAACAGCCGTTAATTGTTTCCTCTGATCTACCTATTTCAAAGCTTATTGGAGTTTTAAAGGAAGAAAACGCGTATGAAGCTTTTATATTAAAGGAAGATAAAGTTGGGATAGCTTCTATTCGAGAAATTTTAAAATCTCCCAATGTTAATAGTAAAGTTTCCTCTATAACAACTTTTATTCCTAAAGTTTCTTCTGAAACTAAAGTAAGCGAAGCTGCTAAGCTTATGGATGAATATAGAATTAGAGCTTTACCGATTTTCAACGGTAATAAGCTAACTAAAACTGTTAAAGCTTCATCTATTCTTAAAGCAAGCTTAAAGGAGTCTTGGAGTTTACCAGTAAGCAAGCTAATTAATTTACCTCTTACCTCTATTCAAAAAGGTTCCTCAATAACTAAAGCTAGAAAATTAATGGTGGAAAATGAGATTGATCATTTACCTGTTTTAGAATCAAATAGTTTAATCGGTGTATTAACATCTACTCGAATAGTTTTTCATTTATTTCCAACGAAAGCTTCTAAAAGAGATGAATTAATGAAGGAGGCTTTAAAAAAATCGCATTTTCCAGTTGAAAGTTTAATGGATGAACCTTTTAGCGTAGAGATTAATGAAGATGCCTACTTTACTTTAGAGAAAATAATGGATCGAAAATTAGATTACGCGTTAATAACTTTATGGAGTGAAGTTCAAGGTATTATAACTTTTAGGGATTACATGAAGCTTTTTTATGAAAGCAAAAAGGAAATTGAGAATCTTCCAGTTTACATAATCGGTTTACCAAACGATTTTTTAAGCAGCGAATTAATTAAGCTTAAATTCGCTAAAGCTGTTAACAATTTAATGAAAGTTTATCCAGATTTAATGGAAGCTAGAGCTAACATTAAAACTTTAAAAAAAGGAAGATATGAAGTTGATGTAAACATTAATACAAGCAGAAAATTAATTTCGTTTAAGGAAGTTGGATGGGATTTAACTGCAATTTTTAATAATATTTCAAAAAGGTTAAAGAGAGCTTTAACTCAAAAAAAAGTTAAACGTAAATATAAAGGCGAAGCCTAGCTTTCTTGAGAATTTGATTTTGAATTTGAAATTACCGCCCCGATTAAAACTCCTATAGCAAAGGTTAAACCAAGCGTATGAACTGGATAAGCTTGAATAACGTTTTCAACTCTATCTAACACCTTCCTTAATAATGTTTTTTTTGGTGGAGAAAGAAGCTCCTCCACTTCTCCTTCAGAAAATTTTGTTAACTCAGTCATTTTTTTGCTCTCCAACCCTTAAACAATTATTTTACAATTATATAACATTCATTTAATTAGCTGTTATTGCCTTATAAAAATGTTTTAAACATAATTTAATTAAACTTTTTAGGTGAAAAATGTTTTGAATTGCGTCTTCGGTAAAGCAACAAAGCTTTCCCGCTTCGGCTCCTCCTCTGGAGAAAGGCTTGCTAGAAGCTTGAAAGTATCTGAACTCTGCGAGAAAGCAGGGTTAACTCATTTAATTGACTCTGAATGGAAATGGTATTATCTAATGCGTTATGAAGTTGAAAATCTTCTTTCTAACTCTAAAATTTTAACAATATTCACTTTTACCGCTAGGCATAGAAACATTCTTAAAATTTTGCATCAAACTTTAGCTGCTGCTGAACGCTTAAACAGTTTTATTGGAGTAAATATTGTAGCTGGAAACAAGGTTTACTTAGATTCCAGCGAAATTAACCGATCCCCTTTAAAAGCTTTAACTGAAGCTATTAAGTTTATTAAAAAAAACTATCCTGAAACATTAATTTTTATTGGAGCTGAAGGATTAATTAAAGCTGCAGCTCAATTATCTATAGAATATAATTTAATTCCAATGTTTATTTTAGATAGAGAATTTAAAAACAATTTAGAATATATAAGAGATTTTGGTAAAAGCGTTAAGGTTGCGCTTTACGCACCTTACTTAATTTCAAGAAATTATCCAAGATTGCTGCATGATATCTTAGTTAGGTTAGCGGGTTATATTCTTAGAAGAAGATGGGTCCAAAAAGAGCTTAAAGCATTAGGATATGAACCTACGCTTGAAATGTTAAAGGAAATTATTCAAGAAAGAAAACCTTTATCTCCAAAGCTTTTATCAAGCAAGCTTGGCGCTTTTTTAGTTAACGCTGTTGCAGATTTAACTATTTATGGCGAGCCTAAAGATGTAAAAGAGAAAATAAAAAACTTAGTAAAGCTTAATTTACAATATTTTTTTGGTTTTCCAATAAAAGAGAATGAATATCAAATTTCAATTCTTGGAGAATGCATTAATAAAATTAACTCTTATTAATATGGGTATGGTACTCGTCTAAACGCCGGTCTATAAGTCGGTCCATAAATTATTAATCCATCTCTTCCTTCATAATCTAATCTTCTTATCACCAGCTCCAGCTCAATGTCTTCTTTTAACTCTTCTAATTCGCAATCCACAAGAAGGACTTTTCCTTCCCTAATTATATTGTAATTTAAGGTAAACTTTTCTTTAGGAGACAATTTCCTAAAAGATTTTAACACAGCTCTTCTAGGGAAATTCTTATTCATCGCTGGTCCTTGACATTCATATTCTAAGCATCTCTCTCTAGGCGGATAATAAATTCTTTTGCATCCATCGCAAAGAGTTGCTTCAATAACTTCTTTTCCTAGGGGTTGAATTTCACCAATTATTCTTGAATAAATTAATCTTTTTTTAATCCAGTTTAATCGCTCCTTAATATTCTCTTTATACTTTTGAAAGCTTATCTCTCTTCTTCTATTTATGTACTCTTCAACTGTTGGTACAATCCCCATCCTCTCTTTTATTTTGTTTTCAACTTTAATCCAAGCTGCTATAGCATATGCTCCAGACCCGTATGATACAGCTAAAATATTATCTCCAGGATTTGCTTCATCTAAAATTGAAGCTAAACCTATTAAAGTTGAAGCAGCATATGTGTTTCCCACCTCCAAAACTTTAAGCCATGGCATAACCTTTTTCTCAATATCCTCTTGCGTTAACTTAATTCTTTCAGCTAACTCGTTGTCAGAAATTAATGAGGATGGATTTAAAAGGGTTTTACATGTTTTTAAAGGCATGTATCCTGATGGTTGATGAAAAGTTATATGATCAAAGCTGGAAAGAGTTAAATTTCGATTTTTTCTTAATAAATTAATTATTGCACCAACAACATGCGTAATATATGCTTCAACAGTTGTTTTTCCAAAGTGTTTTGGGACAGGTGAGCCTTCTCTCCTCCAAAAATCCATAGTTAAACTTGAATAAGGTGCTGTATCCTTAATTGTTGCTAAAACATCTTTTTTCCCGAGAATAAAAGCTGCAGCTCCAGAACCGCATGCATACTCTAATGGATCACCCTCCGGAGCTTGAGCTACATCTGAACCAATAGCCAATCCATACTCTATTTCTCCACTTAAAACTTGAGCTTTAATTATTTCTAATCCTTGCATTCCAGCATTGCAAGCGCCCTCTAAATCGCTAACATATGCATTTGATTTAACCCCTATAAATGAAGCGGCATGTCTAGCTGTAGAACCTACAGCGTAGGGTTTAGATTCAGTCCCAACAGTTACTGAACCTATCATAGAAGGTTCTATTCCAGCCATTAAAACAGCGTTTTCAGCAGCTTCAGCAGCCATCGTTATGGTATCTTCAGAAAAATCAGCAATAGCCTTATTTTTTAAAAGTAACCCATACCTTATTTTTTCAAGAAGTTCATTTAAATCTTTTCTTCTGCTTTCCCTAACTTTAATTATCTCTTCTGTAGGTATTCTCTGCCTTGGTATATAAACGCCATAACCCGCTATCCCCACAGCCATTTAAAAGCTCCTCCTAATTTTAATAGAGTAGCTTATTGCTTTGCTCCGCAAAAGTCGCAATAAACAGCTTTTTCAGGAATTTGAACTCCACATTTAAAGCAAAATTTTAATCTCTTCTTCTCTATCTTCTTTTTTAAATTATGCATTTTTATATATTCATGAATTCCTTTAGCTATTTCGCTGTAGCTAACTAAGGTGCCTTCGCTTACTCCAATAATTTTAGATAAATTTTCATCTACAATTATCGTCTTTCTACTAATATTGCTCATTTTAATTCCCTCAATTCTTCTTTATTTAAAGATTTAAACTTTCTTCTTCATCTTTCATAAACCAAAACTTATTTATTCCCTTTATTATTCAAAAGCTTTAAAACTTTCGTTTCTATTTAAAATTCGCAAATTATTTTTAAACAAGCTTTATAAATTGTAAGGGAAAAATTTTTATTTAAGAAGAGTTATTGAAAAATTTAGAGGTGAAGCGAAAGCATTGAATCTATTGAAGCTAAGATTCTCTATGATCGGCACTTTAGCCTTAATTATTGGAATATCAACTTTAATACTAGCGATAATACTAACTTTAATTGGAGATTTTAACGTAATTCTTTTGGCAGGTTTAGTTTTAGTTTTTAATTTAGCTCAATGGCTTTTTGCGCCATATTTG contains:
- a CDS encoding secondary thiamine-phosphate synthase enzyme YjbQ: MKVKIKEVEVETKERIQLIDVTGQIENFIKESGVKNGLCLIHSLHSTTAIIVNERENGLIQDLIHEVQKVFPREEEWLHNRIDDNADAHLASAFIGSSKVFPVKNGEIIRGVWQNIFLLELDGPRTRRIIIEALGE
- a CDS encoding Lrp/AsnC ligand binding domain-containing protein, whose product is MVLAYVLINSEVGKEPELIKALKNIDGVKEVFSVYGVYDIIAKVEGKTVNELKEVVIAKIRQLNYVRSTLTMIVMENI
- a CDS encoding NUDIX hydrolase, with the translated sequence MREEVVSSKIIYEGKILKVKLDKVKLPNSYITVREIVEHPNAVALIPITSDGKIIMVNQYRHSAKEVLLELPAGTIENGEQPEECAKRELLEETGYEAKELKRLFSCYLAPGYSTEFIHIFLAKNLIYKEQKPEFDEQIKVVELNLKDALRKIEEGEIKDAKTICSLLFFSTFLNKPLGL
- a CDS encoding CBS domain-containing protein; the encoded protein is MNGINKIKEMNVGLFGEQPLIVSSDLPISKLIGVLKEENAYEAFILKEDKVGIASIREILKSPNVNSKVSSITTFIPKVSSETKVSEAAKLMDEYRIRALPIFNGNKLTKTVKASSILKASLKESWSLPVSKLINLPLTSIQKGSSITKARKLMVENEIDHLPVLESNSLIGVLTSTRIVFHLFPTKASKRDELMKEALKKSHFPVESLMDEPFSVEINEDAYFTLEKIMDRKLDYALITLWSEVQGIITFRDYMKLFYESKKEIENLPVYIIGLPNDFLSSELIKLKFAKAVNNLMKVYPDLMEARANIKTLKKGRYEVDVNINTSRKLISFKEVGWDLTAIFNNISKRLKRALTQKKVKRKYKGEA
- a CDS encoding hydroxymethylglutaryl-CoA synthase: MAVGIAGYGVYIPRQRIPTEEIIKVRESRRKDLNELLEKIRYGLLLKNKAIADFSEDTITMAAEAAENAVLMAGIEPSMIGSVTVGTESKPYAVGSTARHAASFIGVKSNAYVSDLEGACNAGMQGLEIIKAQVLSGEIEYGLAIGSDVAQAPEGDPLEYACGSGAAAFILGKKDVLATIKDTAPYSSLTMDFWRREGSPVPKHFGKTTVEAYITHVVGAIINLLRKNRNLTLSSFDHITFHQPSGYMPLKTCKTLLNPSSLISDNELAERIKLTQEDIEKKVMPWLKVLEVGNTYAASTLIGLASILDEANPGDNILAVSYGSGAYAIAAWIKVENKIKERMGIVPTVEEYINRRREISFQKYKENIKERLNWIKKRLIYSRIIGEIQPLGKEVIEATLCDGCKRIYYPPRERCLEYECQGPAMNKNFPRRAVLKSFRKLSPKEKFTLNYNIIREGKVLLVDCELEELKEDIELELVIRRLDYEGRDGLIIYGPTYRPAFRRVPYPY
- a CDS encoding zinc-ribbon domain-containing protein, producing MSNISRKTIIVDENLSKIIGVSEGTLVSYSEIAKGIHEYIKMHNLKKKIEKKRLKFCFKCGVQIPEKAVYCDFCGAKQ